GGGCCGTGCTCGGTGTGGGCCTTGGAGGCGTCCTCGCGGAATGCGGTGTCGCGGACGAAGTGGAGCCGGATTTCGATGACCCACTGCGAACGAATGATCTTCGCGAGCCGCTGAGGGGAGGCTTCCCGGCTGGTCAGATCTGTGATCACGTACGCCGTCTCGCGGCTGCGCCTGCCGGTCTTCAGGCAGGTGCGGTGGCGTACGACCGGGCGACCTGTGCGGCGTACGGGAAGTCGAGGTCATCGACGGTCAGGACCTGCACCACGCGGGTCTCCTTGCGGCCGTGCCCCTCGGTGCGGTCGTAGAACTTCGCGGTCACTTCCCTCCAGGGCAGCGTGTGCAGCCGCTCGTGGAGACCGGCCTGGTTCTTCTTCACGCACAGCGCGTAGTGCGCGTTCTTGTCCTCGACGAGGAAGCGGGCGTGGCCGCGTTGGGCGTGCAGGGCATCGGCGGTCACGGTCACCCCGGTCAGGTCGAACGGTGCCAACAGGCTGGCGAAGCAGGTGATTTCATTCGTCTTGTCCGGGACTCGCAGTTGCGTGACGGTCAGCCCGCCACCGGTCATGGCGGCGAGCAGATGCGCGGCCGGGGTGTCACCGTGGCGGGAGCCGCGAGCGCTCTTGCCGTCCACCGCGAGGGTGTCGGACCCGGCCGGGTCCGTGCCGAGCAGGTCGGCAAGCCCGCCGGGACAGGTGCGGTTGATGATCCGGCGGATGGTCGCCGAGCTTGGCGCGACGCGGACGGCGAACACGCTGGTGGTGCGGGCACCGAGCCGGGCGAGAGCCTCCTGCGGGGCATTCCTGGCCCACGGGCCGATCGCGGCGAACGAACGCGCTCCGCTCAGCACGGCCGAACACGCGATCAGCAGCACGCTCACGAACGGGTGACGCTTCCCGCGCCGGTGCCGCGGATCGGCCAGCGTGGCCAGCCGCTGCGGCAGTCCCGGCAGTGCGCGGTGCTGACGCGAGGGCGACTTGATCAGGCAGACGCTGGCAGACTGACGGCACATCGAAGCTCCGGTTCGGCAGGGCGACTTGAGAGGTCACCCACTCCAACCGGAGCTTCGATGTGTGCGAGACGGGTCGACCGACAGTCGTCACGCCGCCGTGACCTGCGACTTCGCACCATCACTCGGACTTTGAAACAGCCCTGGACTCTGCTGCGCAATTCGCTGCGGGGGTGGGGCCGGGTCGGTGATGATCGTCTCTGGGTCGCTTTCGTGCCGTGCGGCCGTGGAGGTGGGGCGGGTGTCGATGCGGCCGGTGGGGCTGCCGGAGATCCCGGAGCAGACGGTGAGGGTGGCTCGGGCGGCGTTCCCGAAGGGGAGCCTGGCGATACGGGCCCGGGACCGTCTGGCGGGGATTTTCGCTGATGAGCCGTTCGCGGGGGCGTTCGGGGTGCGGGGTGCTCCGGGGCTGTCGCCGGGGGTGTTGTCGCTGGTCACGGTGCTGCAGTACTGCGAGGACCTCACCGACCGGCAGGCCGCGGCGATGATGGTGCGGGCGATCGACTGGAAGTACGCGCTCGGGATGGAGCTGACGGACACCGGTTTCGACGCGAGTGTGCTGTCCAGGTTCCGGGCCCGGCTCGCGGACAACGGCATGGAACGGGTGGTCTTCGACCGGCTCCTTGAGCACTGCAAGGACGCCGGCCTGGTGGGGGACGGAGGCAGGCAGCGTACTGATTCCACCCATGTGATCAGTGCGGTGCGGGACTTGAACCGTCTTGAGCTGGCAGGGGAGAGCGTGCGGGCGGCCCTGGAGGCCCTCGCGACTGCGGCGCCGTCGTGGCTGGCCGGCCGGATCGATGTGGCGGAGTTCGCCCAGCGGTACGGGCCCCGGGTGGATGGCTGGCGGATGCCGTCCTCGCAGACCAAGCGCGACCGCCTCGCCCAGGTCTTCGGTCAGGACGCCCTCGCTTTATGCCGGGCGGCCTGGGCCGCCGATACCCCGGTATGGATCCGTGAGATCGAGGCCGTGGGCCTGCTGCGGCAGGTCCTCGTGCAGACCTACACCATCCGCAGCGACACGCGGGGACGGCAGGTGATCAGGAAGCGGGACGCCGACGACGGCGTCCCGCCCGGCCAACTCCGCCTGGCCTCCCCCTACGACACCGACGCACGCTGGGCTGCCAAAGGCGAGGACCTGTTTTGGCTGGGCTACAAGGTCCACCTCACCGAAACATGCGGCACACTCCCCGAAGCCGAAGCCGAAGCCGAAGCGGTAGCAGGGGTGCAGCCGAATCTGATTACCGACGTGCACACGACCGACGCGACCGTGCCGGACGTGAAGGCGACCGCGCCGATCCAGCGCAAGCTCGCCGGGCACGGCGTGAAGCCGGCCGAGCACTACCTCGATTCCGGCTACCCGTCGGCCGACCTGATCACCAAGGCCATGAAGGACGGTATCCGCATGGTCACCCCGGTCCTTCTGGACCACTCCGCGCAGGCCAAGGCCGCGGAAGGCTTCGCCAAGAACGCCTTCACCATCGACTGGAAGACCCGCCAGGTCCGCTGCCCCGCCGGGAAGACCAGCTCCCACTGGAACCCCGTCAAACAGCACGGCAAGGACGCCATCGTCATCACCTTCAGCGTCCTGACCTGCCGCGACTGCCCCTTCCAACAGCAGTGCACCACCTCGAAACCCGGGCGCCGCATGCTCACCCTCAGACCCCAGGAACTTCACGAGAACCTCGCCCGGGCCCGCGCCGAGCAGCAGACCAACACCTGGAAGAACAAATACGCCCTGCGGGCAGGCGTCGAGGGCACCATCAACCAGGCCCTCGACATCACCGACATCCGCCAGGCCCGCTACCGCGGCCTGCCGAAAGTCCGCCTCCAGCACGCCTTCTCCGCCACCGCGATCAACGTGATCCGACTCGACGCGTACTGGACCGACAGCCCTCTCCGGCGCACCCGCTCCAGCCGACTCGAACGCCTCGCCTACCAGCTCACCGCATGACCCGCCACGAATTGCGCAACAGAGTCGCCCTGGTCTTCGAGCTTCTTCACACGCCGCTGGGCGGCCTCAAGGGCCTTCTGCGCCTCTTCCTTCTTCGCCTGAGTTTCGGGGTCCGCGAAGGCGAGCCACCGGCGGGCTATCTCGATGACCACCGGGTCACCCGGCTCAAGGGCGGTGATGTGGTGGATCCAAGCCTGTCCAACCGCATGGTCGATGCGGTCGGCGAGTGTCACCACTCCCTCGCAGATCGACTTGCCCCGCGTCTGCCGGACCTCGCACCGGTAGCGTCCGCCACGGTGGCTCATCGAGCCGCCACACCGTTCAAGCTCGCCCGTGTCCTTCTTGTCCCGCATCCGCCCGCATCGGTAGCTCCCCGTCCCCAGGTACTTCGCTTCCGACTTCCCCTTCGCCCACCGTTCATCGGTACGAAGGTGATGGACCCTAGTCCGGCACTTTCTCGAAGTGGGGTACCACCCACTCGCGGTCCACCGAGTACCGGGCGAAGCCCCCTCCGAGCCGGTCGTAGATCCCGCCGCGGGCCATCGCCTCGCAGGTGTCGGCGGCCATCTGCAGCGCGCCCTCTGCGCCCTCTGCGCCCGTGCGAGCGTAGTGCCGCAGCAGGAACTCCAGGACCATCGACGGCGGGAACTTGGGCGCCCCGCCGAAGCCGCCGTGCGCCGGGTCGTACTCCCGGGTGAGGCCGAGCAGCGCCTGGGCGAGCTCCTCCTCCCCCGGGGTTCCCTGGCCCCCGTACGCCAGGGTCCGTCCCGCCAGATCGCGGACGATCTTCCCAGCCACCTCGTCGACCTCACCGCGCCGGTCCGCCCAGGCGGCGATGACGCCCTCCAGGACCTGGCGGAACGACGGCATCCCGTGCCGCGGGGCGGGCGGGAAGTAGGTGCCGAAGCAGAAGGGCTGCGCCCCGGGCGTGAGGAACACCGTCATGGGCCAGCCGCCCTGGCCCGTGGCCGCCTGCACCGCCTCCATGTAGACGGCGTCGACGTCGGGACGCTCCTCGCGGTCGACCTTGACGGACACGAAGTGCTCGTTCAGATACGCCGCGGTGTCGTCGTCCTCGAAGGACTCGTGGGCCATGACGTGGCACCAATGACACGCAGAGTAACTCACCGATAGCAGAACGGGTACATCGCGTCGTTTCGCTTCCTCGAATGCCTCCGGTCCCCATGGCCACCAGTCGACCGGATTGCCGGCGTGCTGAAGCAGATAAGGCGAGGTCACACCAGCCAACCGGTTCGTGCGGTCCAGCCTCTCACAGTGTCCGGCCGGGTCGGCGAAGCCCTCGCGAGCCCGCCTCGCTTGGCCGAGTTGCACTTGCGAGCCATCACGTGGCGGGCGGCTCCCTCCCCCTCGGAGTCGGCGCCGAACGTCTGCCGGCGCCCCTCCGAGTCGGGCGGCCCGACACCTCGGAACAGTAGGCTGGGCGCGGCAGTGCCGGATCTGCCGAGGCTCCTCGAAGGAGGTACACCATGACCGCCGAGATGGTGGCACCGGCGTGGATGCATACGCAGATCAGCGCGGAGCAGTACGACTCCTGGTCCGAGGAGCAGTGCGCCGGCATCGAGATCGTGGACGGGATGGTCGTCGTGAGCCCGAGCGCCTCCAAGCGGCACAACCGGCTGGCTCGGGTCCTGGCCAATGCTCTGGACGCCGCCGCAGGCCCGGACTGGAACGCAGACACGGACTTCGACGTCCGCCTGCAGGACGTTCCGCTCACCAACCGCCATCCGGACGTCATCGTCTACCGGGCGGAGACCATCGACCTCACGCCCACCCGCCCCGAGCACGTACTCCTGGTCGTCGAGGTCGTGTCGCCCGGCTCGGAGACCACCGACCGGATCGTGAAGGTGGACCAGTACGCCAAGGCCGGCATCCCCTTCTACTGGCGGGTCGAGCAGGCCGCCACCGGTGTCCCGATCGTCTATACGTACGTCCTCGACCCCGCCACCAGGGCTTACAGGGACGGCGAGATGTTCACCGGCACGGTGAAGGCCACCGCGCCCTTCTCCATCGCGGTCGATCTTGGGGTCATGTAAGGGCGGAGAAGTCTCCCCGCTTTCGGCATCTGACCGATAGCGCTCGGATGGTCGTTGTTCGCGGACCGATCGGAGCATTCCCCACCTCCGGACCGGATGCTCCACCTGCGGATGCGCTGCCGGCTCGCAAGCGATCGTCATAGCGCCCATGCGCCACGGGGCGGCGCACAACGGAACGGAGGGGTGCCGGCTCAGTGCCCGCGCGGCCCGTACGGCACCTGATTCGCAACGGCCTGATTCGGGACTCGGAGCCGAAGGGTGAGGTTGTCCGCTCGTGGCCTCCGGGTTCGGGGCTCACGAATGCCGCGGGATCTTCCGGCTCTCGCATTCACGGCGGGAGCGGGGAGAGACCCGCATCTCTCCCCGCTCCCGCCGGGCCGGGCGCCGGCCCGGCGCGCCGGAGGATCGGCTGCCGTCCGGCGGCCGGCGGCGGCTCCCGGGTGGCGGTCGGCAGGAAGCAGCGCAGCGAGACTTCGTGATGACCACCCGGGGCCGCCACTCATCCGGCGGTCTTTCTCCTCGTGGTGTCCTCCTTCTCGCAGCCGGGGCCGGGGACTTGGATGTCTGCCAGAGGGACCTCCCTTCGTGGCCGATGGGTCCGGTACCGTCCGGCTGCCCTGGTCAATCAGGAACAAACGTCGTCTGATCGGGCGAATCGGTCTCGGCAGACGTCACCGGAGCGTGCGGTGGAACCCCGAGAAGGGGGCTTGATCACCGGACTCCCTCGCGTCGGCGTGCGTCTCGCAGGACACTTGGCACCGGAACGGAAGCGGAGGCTCTCGGAGGGGGACCCACATGCGGGACAGCCATCGGGCGGAAGCCGAGCGGCTGTTGGTACGGGCCGTCGAGGAGGAGGTGCGCCGCTCCGGCGGCAGAACGGACTCCGCGGCGCTGCTCTCACGCGGTCGCGAGGCACTGGAGACCATGGCGGCGAGCGCGGACGAGGAGTACGCCGCGTACCTCCGCGCCGTGGAGGAGGCCGAGGCGGGGCACTCGTCCCTGGCCGAGCGGTTCAGTCGGCAGGACATGTCGACTCCCGTACTCGTCACGGCGGTTGCCGCGGCCGCCGCGATCGGGGCGGACATGGCCCTCGGCACGGCGACGGGTACGGCGCTGGGCGCCGGTGCCGTCGTCATGGTGGCCGGGGCGGCGGCCACCGTCGCCAAGGTGACCGTCTCCCACTGGCCCGCGGCGCACCGCAGAGCCGGTGCGCTCGGACAGCCCGGCGGGCCCGAGCAGTTGCGTCTGCAGTGGCTGACCGCGCTGGAGGTCCGGGGCATCCGCCCGTTCCTGGACCAGCAGCGCTTGCTGACGGCCGCCGCCGCCCGCCCGGTGAAGAAGACGGCGGGCCCGCCGCTGCGCGGGGCGGACCGCAGCCAGGCCGCCCGCCGGCGCAATGTGCTGGAGCAGTCCTTCGCCCATCTCCCGGAGCCGGGCGAGCCGTTCACCGGACGCCGGGAGGCGATGGCGCAGATCGCGCAGTGGGTGCACGCGGCGCGCGCGTCGACGGACACGAAACCGACGGTCATGGTGCTGTACGGCGAGCCGGGGTCGGGCCGCACCACGCTCGCGGTGCGGGCCGCCCGCCGGCTGAAGGACCAGTTCCGGGGCGCGTGCCTGGTGGACCTGCGCGGTGGCTCCGCGGACAGGCAGCCGCTGTCGACCCGGGACGCGCTGCTTCACCTGCTGAACCGGCTCGGTGCCCCGCGCGAGCAGCTGCTGTTCCGGGAGCGGTCGTCGGCGGAACAGCAGGTGCGCCGCCTCGGCGAGCTCTACCACCAGTACCTGACCGGTCTGCCCGTCACCGTCGTCCTGGACGATGCGAGTGACCCCGAGCAGGTGCGGATGCTCGTCCCGGAGCGCTCGGACAGCCTGGTGCTGGTGACCGCGCGGGAGCCACTGGAGCTCCCGGAGGACGTACCGGCGTGGGTGCACCGGCTGCCGGTCGAGGCGCTGGACGCGGCGGAAGCCGAGGAACTGCTCGCGGCGTCCGCCGAGGAGCCGCTGGAAGGTCCGTACGACTCCCGCTCGATGGAAACGATCCGGGACCTGTCCGGCGGACTGCCCCTGGCGCTGCGGGTCGCGGGCTCGTCCCTCGGCTCCCGCACCCCGCACGCGCTGGCCGCCGACCTCGGCGCGTACGGGCCGGTGGGACCGGTCGAGCGGGCCCTCTGGCTGCGCTACACGGATCTCCCGGACCAGGGCCGCAGGCTGCTGCGCAGGCTGGCTCTCGTGGGCCGGGCGTCCCTGGGGGCGGCCGCGGCGACGGCCCTGCTGGGCACCGACGAGAACGAGGCACAGCGGCTGCTGTCGGAGCTGGCGCGCGCGGGGCTGCTGGACCGTGTGCGCGGGGGGCCCTTCGCACCGCCGGGGGCACCGCCGCGCCCGCAGGGCGCCGGGGGTGCGGGGGGAGAGCGCTACCGGCTGCACGACGCCGTGCGGGCCTTCGCCCAGGAGCGGCTGCTGGACGAGGAGGAGCAGGCGGAGCGCACGGCCGCGCAGGAGCGGTTGGTCATCGGGTACGCGGAACTCGCCGACACGGTGATCCGGCTCGTCGACGGGAAGACCTCGACCCGTGCCGACATGTTCGCCCGGACGTCGGCCGGTCACGGCTTCTCCTCGCTGGAGGCGGCGCTGCGCTGGCTGGACGACGAGTCGAGCTTCATCACCGCGGCGCTCCGGCACGCCGAGGGCGTGGACCAGCAGGCCGTGCTGAACCTCCTGGGCGCCCTGTGCGACTACTGCCTGCTGCGTGGCGACCTCTACCGGCTCGGGGAGATCAACGAGCTGACGCAGGCCGTCGACCAGGGCCTGCTGGTCCGCTCGGTGCAGTGGCGCACCGGTATCGCCGCCCGGCAGCTCGGTGAGCTGGACAAGGCGCGCACCACCCTGTCGTCGGTGGTGAACCTGTACCGCGAGGCGCAGCACGAGGCGGGTGCGGCCCGGGCGCTGTGCTCGCTCGGCATCACGCTCCACCACCAGGGCAATCTGACCGAGGCGTCGGCGAAGCTGCGCGAGGCGATCGAGCTGCAGTCGTCCGAGGAACTGGACGCGGACCGGGCGTGGACCCTGCACGCGCTGGCGGCGGTGGAGCGGGACCGGGCGAACCTCGCCGAGGCCCGGGAGCTGCTCACGACGGCCGTCCGGCTGCACCGCGAGAGCGAGTCGCTGCACGGCGAGGCCTGGTCCCACTTCCAGTTCGGCCAGGTGCATCTGCGCCTGGGCGACGTGCCGGACGCGGAGTCGTCGTTGAGGCTGGCGCTCGACCTCTACGGGCGGACCCAGGACGAGCGGGGCGCGGCGTGGGCGCTGACCCAGCTGGCCCGTGCCCGGCTGGTTGACGGCGATCCGTCACCGGCGGTCGAGCAGCTGAACCAGGCCCTCGCCCGGCACCGCGAGAACGAGGACGCGCGCGGTGAGGCGTGGACCCTCTACTACCTGGGCCAGGCACTGGAGGAGCGGGGCGAACGCGACCAGGCGGTGCGTGAACTGGAGCGCGCCCGGACGATGTTCTCCCGGATGCGGGACGTGTACGGTCTGGCCTGCGCCCGCCACCATTCGGGCCGCGCCACCCGAGACCAGCGCGCGGCGCAGACGGGCACTCTGCGCAACTCCGGTTTCGCCCGCCAACTCCTGGTCGACGCCCGAGCGGACTTCCAGCGCATCCGGGTGGCCCACGGGGAGGCGTGGACCTGTCTGGAACTGGCCGTGATCGACGCCGGCAACAGCCGCGCGGCCCAGGCGCTGGCGCTGTGCGACGAGGCGGTAGCGCTGTTCGCCTCGTACGGCGACCGCCGGGGCGCGGACTGGGCCGGTTTCCTGCGCTGCACGCTGCTCCCGTACGCCTCGGCGGGCGGAGTGGAGGTGGGCACGGTCGTCGCCCAGGAGGAGCTGGCCGCGCTCCGCGAGGCGTCCCACCCGGCCCGCGACGGGCGGCTGGAGGACTGCATGGGGGCGTTCGCCCTGGTCCTGGAGCGCGGGGTGCGGCTGGAGGACGACTGGCAGGCATGGGAGCTGGGCATGGTGCCGGGCCGGCACGCCCGGGAGGTGATGGGGGTGCCCGTGGACTGAGTCGGCGCACTCACGCCGGCCGGCCAGCACGACCGGAAGGCCGCGGGCGGACGCGTGAGCAGCGTCAGCGAGGACACCTCGCCGGTCCGGCACGACCGGAAGGCGGGTGACGGCCCCTCGACGCCGATGACGGCGGTGCGCCGACGGCGCCCGTACCGCGCGGTGCCCGCGGCCGTACGTCGTGGCACGGCGGGGCCGCGGTGGTCGCAGTACGGCCGGGCGCACATACGCCCGGCCGATGTCCACGGCCGGGCCGCACGGTCCGGGGCGGGCCCGGACGAGAGGTCCTACTCGCCCTTCGCCGGTTCGGCCGGGGCCCGGGACGCGGTGCCCGCCGTCGCGGCCGGCGCCGGGGCCTCCTCGAAGTCCACCCGGTTCATATGGCGGTTCATCGACTTCATCAGCAGCCAGACGCCGGCCGCCATCACCGCGAAGACGATGAATCCGAGGACGCCGGGCGTCACCTTGTTCTCGTCGAGCTCCTTGGCGAGGGGGACGAGGTGCGTCATCGCCAGGCCTGTGCTGCTCATCGGTCGCTCCTTGTGTGGATGTACCGACCATACCCGGGCGTCCGCGACGCCCTCTCCCGGCCCACCCGGGGCCGGGAGAGGGAGTGGTGGGGGCCGGGAACGGCCGGGTCAGGCCTGCTCGCGGACTCCGGCGAACAGGTCGTCCTCGGGCAGGGAGGTGTCGACGAGAGACTTGGCGAGCTCGTACTCCTCGGTCGGCCACACCTCCTTCTGGATCTCCATCGGAACGTGGAACCAGCCGCCGTCGGGGTCGATCTGGGTGGCGTGCGCGATCAGCGCCCGGTCGCGGGTCTCGAAGAAGTCGGCGCACGGCACGAACGTGGTGAGGGTCCGCTCGGCGCGCTGGAACGTCTTCCAGCGCTCCAGCCACTCGCCGTACGGGGACTCCAGGCCGCGCTCGAGCAGGGCCTCGTGGAGGGCGACGGTGCGAGGGCGGTTGAAGCCCTGGTTGTAGTACACCTTCCGCGCCTGCCAGGCCTGGCCGTACTCGGACTCGGGGTACTTCTCGGTGTCGGCCGCGCCCTCGAAGGCCACCATCGTGATCTTGTGGGTCATGATGTGGTCCGGGTGCGGGTAACCGCCGTTCTCGTCGTACGTGGTGATGACCTGCGGACGGAAGGAGCGGATCTTCCGCACCAGTTCGCCCGCCGCCTTGTCGACGTCCTCCAGCGCGAAGCAGCCCTCGGGCAGCGGGGGCAGCGGGTCGCCCTCCGGCAGGCCGGAGTCGACGAAGCCGAGCCACTCCTGCTTCACGCCCAGGATCCCGCGCGCTTCGTCCATTTCCTTGCGCCGTACCTCGTGGATGTTCTCCTCGATGTACCGGTTGCCCTGGAGCTTGGGGTTGAGGATGGAGCCGCGCTCGCCTCCCGTGCAGGTCACGACCAGCACGTCCACCCCCTCGGACACGTACTTGGCCATCGTGGCAGCGCCCTTGCTCGACTCGTCGTCGGGGTGGGCGTGGACGGCCATCAGTCGCAGCTGCTCAGTCAAGACTCGATCCTCGGTGATGTGTCGCATCGGACGGCTTCTATAGTGACGGAAACCGGGGGGCGAAAATTCCGGCGTCTTTCGGGAATGAGAGGACGATCATGGGCGCGGTGCGCGAAGGGCTTCCCGAGGGCCGTTACGGGCGCTCGGCTGACGAGCGCGCCGACCGCAAGCTCAAGATCATCGGCGCGGTGCTCGGCACCGGCTTCCTCGCCATGATCGCCTGGTTCGGCTACGACTACGTGAGCGGTCAGCGGATCAGCGCCGAGGTCATCAAGTTCGACGTCACCGCGGAGGACCGGGTCCAGGTTCATCTGGAGGTCCGCAAGGACGGCGACGCCCAGGGCTACTGCACCCTGCGCTCGCGGGCCGAGGACGGTTCCGAGGTCGGCCGTCGGGACGTCCGCTTCGACATGCGCGAGACGCGGGTGGACCGGGTCGTCACCGTGCGTACGACGGCGCGGGCGACGAGTGCCGAGCTCGCGGGCTGCACCGCGGACGACGGGCCGAAGGGCTGACGTTTTCCCGGTCGCCTCTGCACTGACCTGCGCGGACGCATTTTTGATGGCTTTCGGTCCTCCCCCTTTTCGTCGCCAATTGTTAGGCTCGTGGTTTCGCCCACTCGTGGAGGTACATCCTTCTGGGTAGGGCGATGCTTTGTATCCCCAGTACCTACGAGGAGCACCTGTGACCCAGACCAGCGAAGACGTCACCTGGCTCACCCAGGAGGCGTACAACCAGCTCAAGGCCGAGCTGGAGCACCTGTCTGGTCCCGCGCGCGTCGAGATCGCGAAGAAGATCGAAGCGGCCCGCGAGGAGGGCGACCTGCGGGAGAACGGCGGGTACCACGCGGCCAAGGAGGAGCAGGGCAAGCAGGAGCTCCGTGTGCGCCAGCTGACCCAGCTCCTGGAGAAGGCCAAGGTCGGCGAGGCCCCGGCGGACAACGGCACGGTGGCTCCCGGCATGGTCGTGACGGTCGCCTTCGACGGCGACGAGAGCGACACCGAGACCTTCCTGCTCGCCTCCCGCGAGTACGCGTCGGGCGACATCTCGACCTACTCGCCGCAGTCCCCGCTCGGCTCGGGCGTGAACGGCAAGAAGGTCGGCCAGGACGCGGAGTACGAGCTTCCCAACGGCAGGACGGCCATGGTGAGGATCCTCGAGGCCAAGCCGTACCAGGGCTGAGCCGCGCCGCGCCGGCAGGCCCCCGCGCGCCAGAAGGCCCCGGCAGCGATCCGACGCTGCCGGGGCCTTCCGCCGTCCGCAGGGACGGTACGGGGCGGGTTCGTGCGGTACGAGGCGGGGCCGCGGGGGTCAGACCGCCGAGCGGTACTTGCGCACCGCGAGGGTGCGGAAGACCGCCAGGATCAGCACCGACCAGATCACCGACGCCAGCACCGGGTGCTGCATGGGCCAGGCGTCCGGCGCCTCGAAGCCGGGCGGCAGATTGCCGAACAGCTCGCGGCACGCCTGCACCGTCGCGCTGAACGGGTTCCACTCGGCGATCGTCCGCAGGAAGCCCGGCATGTTGTTGGCGTCCACGAAGGCGTTCGAGATGAACGTCAGCGGGAACAGCCAGATCAGTCCGCCGGAAGTGGCGGCCTCGGGCGTGCGGACCGACAGGCCGATCAGCGCGCCGATCCACGAGAAGGCGTAGCCGAGCAGGAGCAGCAGCAGGAAGCCGAGCAGCACCTTGCCGAGGTTCTCGTGGGTCCGCCAGCCGACGAGCAGCGCCACGACGGCGAGGACGACGAGCGTCAGCGCCGTCTGAACCAGGTCGGCGAGGGTGCGACCGGTGAGGACCGCGCCCCGGGCCATCGGCAGCGAGCGGAAGCGGTCGATGAGGCCCTTGTGCATGTCGTCGGCGATGCCCGCACCGGCACCCGCGGTCGCGAACGTGACGGTCTGCGCGAAGATGCCCGCCATCAGGAACTCGCGGTAGGCC
The genomic region above belongs to Streptomyces marianii and contains:
- a CDS encoding transposase, giving the protein MKTGRRSRETAYVITDLTSREASPQRLAKIIRSQWVIEIRLHFVRDTAFREDASKAHTEHGPENMATLRSFAINCLRAAGHHNIAAGLREMSYEPFTRPLTLLGLR
- a CDS encoding ISAs1 family transposase; the encoded protein is MCRQSASVCLIKSPSRQHRALPGLPQRLATLADPRHRRGKRHPFVSVLLIACSAVLSGARSFAAIGPWARNAPQEALARLGARTTSVFAVRVAPSSATIRRIINRTCPGGLADLLGTDPAGSDTLAVDGKSARGSRHGDTPAAHLLAAMTGGGLTVTQLRVPDKTNEITCFASLLAPFDLTGVTVTADALHAQRGHARFLVEDKNAHYALCVKKNQAGLHERLHTLPWREVTAKFYDRTEGHGRKETRVVQVLTVDDLDFPYAAQVARSYATAPA
- a CDS encoding IS1182 family transposase translates to MRPVGLPEIPEQTVRVARAAFPKGSLAIRARDRLAGIFADEPFAGAFGVRGAPGLSPGVLSLVTVLQYCEDLTDRQAAAMMVRAIDWKYALGMELTDTGFDASVLSRFRARLADNGMERVVFDRLLEHCKDAGLVGDGGRQRTDSTHVISAVRDLNRLELAGESVRAALEALATAAPSWLAGRIDVAEFAQRYGPRVDGWRMPSSQTKRDRLAQVFGQDALALCRAAWAADTPVWIREIEAVGLLRQVLVQTYTIRSDTRGRQVIRKRDADDGVPPGQLRLASPYDTDARWAAKGEDLFWLGYKVHLTETCGTLPEAEAEAEAVAGVQPNLITDVHTTDATVPDVKATAPIQRKLAGHGVKPAEHYLDSGYPSADLITKAMKDGIRMVTPVLLDHSAQAKAAEGFAKNAFTIDWKTRQVRCPAGKTSSHWNPVKQHGKDAIVITFSVLTCRDCPFQQQCTTSKPGRRMLTLRPQELHENLARARAEQQTNTWKNKYALRAGVEGTINQALDITDIRQARYRGLPKVRLQHAFSATAINVIRLDAYWTDSPLRRTRSSRLERLAYQLTA
- a CDS encoding Uma2 family endonuclease translates to MTAEMVAPAWMHTQISAEQYDSWSEEQCAGIEIVDGMVVVSPSASKRHNRLARVLANALDAAAGPDWNADTDFDVRLQDVPLTNRHPDVIVYRAETIDLTPTRPEHVLLVVEVVSPGSETTDRIVKVDQYAKAGIPFYWRVEQAATGVPIVYTYVLDPATRAYRDGEMFTGTVKATAPFSIAVDLGVM
- a CDS encoding tetratricopeptide repeat protein; translation: MRDSHRAEAERLLVRAVEEEVRRSGGRTDSAALLSRGREALETMAASADEEYAAYLRAVEEAEAGHSSLAERFSRQDMSTPVLVTAVAAAAAIGADMALGTATGTALGAGAVVMVAGAAATVAKVTVSHWPAAHRRAGALGQPGGPEQLRLQWLTALEVRGIRPFLDQQRLLTAAAARPVKKTAGPPLRGADRSQAARRRNVLEQSFAHLPEPGEPFTGRREAMAQIAQWVHAARASTDTKPTVMVLYGEPGSGRTTLAVRAARRLKDQFRGACLVDLRGGSADRQPLSTRDALLHLLNRLGAPREQLLFRERSSAEQQVRRLGELYHQYLTGLPVTVVLDDASDPEQVRMLVPERSDSLVLVTAREPLELPEDVPAWVHRLPVEALDAAEAEELLAASAEEPLEGPYDSRSMETIRDLSGGLPLALRVAGSSLGSRTPHALAADLGAYGPVGPVERALWLRYTDLPDQGRRLLRRLALVGRASLGAAAATALLGTDENEAQRLLSELARAGLLDRVRGGPFAPPGAPPRPQGAGGAGGERYRLHDAVRAFAQERLLDEEEQAERTAAQERLVIGYAELADTVIRLVDGKTSTRADMFARTSAGHGFSSLEAALRWLDDESSFITAALRHAEGVDQQAVLNLLGALCDYCLLRGDLYRLGEINELTQAVDQGLLVRSVQWRTGIAARQLGELDKARTTLSSVVNLYREAQHEAGAARALCSLGITLHHQGNLTEASAKLREAIELQSSEELDADRAWTLHALAAVERDRANLAEARELLTTAVRLHRESESLHGEAWSHFQFGQVHLRLGDVPDAESSLRLALDLYGRTQDERGAAWALTQLARARLVDGDPSPAVEQLNQALARHRENEDARGEAWTLYYLGQALEERGERDQAVRELERARTMFSRMRDVYGLACARHHSGRATRDQRAAQTGTLRNSGFARQLLVDARADFQRIRVAHGEAWTCLELAVIDAGNSRAAQALALCDEAVALFASYGDRRGADWAGFLRCTLLPYASAGGVEVGTVVAQEELAALREASHPARDGRLEDCMGAFALVLERGVRLEDDWQAWELGMVPGRHAREVMGVPVD
- the mca gene encoding mycothiol conjugate amidase Mca; translated protein: MTEQLRLMAVHAHPDDESSKGAATMAKYVSEGVDVLVVTCTGGERGSILNPKLQGNRYIEENIHEVRRKEMDEARGILGVKQEWLGFVDSGLPEGDPLPPLPEGCFALEDVDKAAGELVRKIRSFRPQVITTYDENGGYPHPDHIMTHKITMVAFEGAADTEKYPESEYGQAWQARKVYYNQGFNRPRTVALHEALLERGLESPYGEWLERWKTFQRAERTLTTFVPCADFFETRDRALIAHATQIDPDGGWFHVPMEIQKEVWPTEEYELAKSLVDTSLPEDDLFAGVREQA
- a CDS encoding DUF4307 domain-containing protein, with protein sequence MGAVREGLPEGRYGRSADERADRKLKIIGAVLGTGFLAMIAWFGYDYVSGQRISAEVIKFDVTAEDRVQVHLEVRKDGDAQGYCTLRSRAEDGSEVGRRDVRFDMRETRVDRVVTVRTTARATSAELAGCTADDGPKG
- the greA gene encoding transcription elongation factor GreA; amino-acid sequence: MTQTSEDVTWLTQEAYNQLKAELEHLSGPARVEIAKKIEAAREEGDLRENGGYHAAKEEQGKQELRVRQLTQLLEKAKVGEAPADNGTVAPGMVVTVAFDGDESDTETFLLASREYASGDISTYSPQSPLGSGVNGKKVGQDAEYELPNGRTAMVRILEAKPYQG